In Mytilus edulis chromosome 13, xbMytEdul2.2, whole genome shotgun sequence, a single window of DNA contains:
- the LOC139501286 gene encoding complement C1q and tumor necrosis factor-related protein 9-like has product MDFILKLCLMFVLLQVVPSKSIRNNTDTDSKMDLMENSLENMEQRILNLTYQVTKLSKRKKDEHVMFYATLASDTVLNKNSIVRFNEIQYDEGADFNSGTGVFVSTVSGVYMLAWTIRTYNGKTIDTELKVDNVVKARQILQGTHSTRIQTSQFVICRVNEGDHVWIETGQGVTSENFFNEYHGSKSSFMGILIHRL; this is encoded by the exons ATGGATTTTATTCTTAAGCTATGTCTAATGTTTGTTTTACTGCAAGTTGTACCATCAAaatctattcgaaataacacaGATACTGATAGCAAAATGGACTTGATGGAAAATTCATTGGAAAACATGGAGCAGAGGATTTTAAATCTGACCTATCAAGTTACAAAGTTATCTAAAA GAAAGAAGGATGAACATGTAATGTTCTATGCGACTTTGGCATCTGATACTGTGCTGAACAAAAATTCAATTGTGAGATTCAATGAGATTCAGTATGATGAAGGAGCAGACTTCAACTCAGGAACTGGTGTGTTTGTATCAACTGTATCGGGTGTCTACATGTTGGCTTGGACCATACGCACATACAATGGGAAAACTATTGATACAGAACTGAAGGTTGATAATGTTGTAAAAGCTAGACAAATCCTACAAGGAACACATTCTACAAGAATTCAAACTTCTCAGTTTGTTATTTGCCGAGTTAATGAAGGTGATCATGTTTGGATTGAAACAGGACAAGGTGTCACCAGTGaaaatttcttcaatgaatatCATGGCAGTAAAAGTTCATTTATGGGCATTTTGATTCACAGACTTTAA